The genomic stretch tattttatgttaaataatgaaataaaaaataaatccaAAGATGAAGTGAAAATTATGAAAGGTTTCAAAGAAAAAGAAACCTGTTAGGATTAAAGTATTGTGCCTTGTGACGTGAACGAGCCAAGAAAAAGCCTAGGAGTGTGTAAAGGTTAATATTATTCTAATAGATGAGAAGATGTAAAGACGAACTTTTAAAAGTTTTAACATATAGTCAAGAGAGGAGAAATATGAATTGGGAGAGAAAATGGCTGATCTATCTATGAAGAAGTTGCACCCTATAAAGAGATCAGTAAGTGTCGAAAATAAAATGAGGTCAGAGTTTCGCCATCTATCTCAAAAGAAGGAAGTTGAATTTCTATTTGTTTCCTTCTAAAAGAAAATGTAAAAGTAAGCCAACGATTCCGAGAGGACATTTTGGCAGATACAAACAAAAACTAATTTTATCTTaaataatgaaataaaaaatagataaaaagatgaataaaaatgaaaattGATAATGAACCATATGATCAAGGGCAGAGGCAAATAGGACGAGAGATGACTAAAAAAATggtgaaaatgcttttaaatttTAGCTTTTGACTACTGCCTGATCCTTTTTTTTTCCTGCTTGCtccttttgttcttttaattttgttAATAAGAGGCACTTTTTTTTGTCTATCCACTTCTCTATGCCTGATCTTATTGTAGTCTTCCTCATGCCTGGACAATATTGAGGTTGATGCAGAAATATTGCACAAGGGAGACAAAGAAGATGAACCTGTCACGAATCGCTACCCCTCCAGCCTCTCATAGGTAGTCACCATCTTCTGAGAGTTCTCTATAGCCATTAGCTCTAAATATGCCGTGCTCCGGTTGTGGATGAGGACTTGATATTTAAGAAACTTCTTGTTGTAGAAGGGACAGAAAAATGCCCATTAGTTCCTCATACTTGGCCATTTCCACCACCTCTTGATTTGGAGAGGACAAGGTGTGGAAGTCATTGAGAGATTGAGGATTGGAGGATGATGTGGTTGGCATTGGAAAAGGAGAGGCAAACTGAGAAAGTGCAAATGAGTGGATACTTGTGCTACAAAGGCTAATACGATGAAGGGTTTTGTTTGAGGCAAATATTGGTCTGATGTTCTTCCTAACAGCAATGGAGATGGAGTTTGGGTAGTTGAGGTTTCAGATACGTCATAGGAGATGAGGTAGATTGACTTGTACATAAGATAGAAAGATGTCATTACATAAAATCCATGATCTCCTGTTGAGATTGAcaaatataaaattctaattCCTCTGTAGACAAGTTGATAGGAACAAAATTTTATAGTTCTTATCAAAAGAGAACAGTTACACCTGTATATTAGAATCTTACATAGCACTGAATAAACATTCCACATGGGACTGAACCCATATATCCTATTACTCATATAGCTGTTAACTCAGCGGTCTCGAATTACTGTTGGTTCTGTGGCTATAGTATCTCGTAAAATTAGTTCTATTGCACTTTGATCCAACACAAGATAGATCTGTGAATTTAATTGACAACTTTACAGGGTCTGGTGCCTTGGTTTGTGATCTCATGAGAGAAGGAAATATAAAGTAGAGGATTTTGTATTAATAGTACATGAAATAGAGCAATAAGATGGGACCTCTTTAAtagacttttaaatttatttcttctCATAAGACTTAGGTATGATACAGTAAATTTTTTCCAAGCGAAGTAGAAGCCTAGCTAGTGATGGAGAGGGGTCAACACCTTCAATCCTACATGATCAAGTTGGGGTACCTTAATAGGCCTACATGTAGTGGACATTGCCATCCAGGTGGCTAGCCATTTTGGGTAGTGATCTCCACTCCTACATACAGTTTCAAAGCCAACCTATTGGTTCATGGGTGTTGGGTTCCTAATGCGCTATGGTTTGTCCCAGTTCAATTAGTCATCTTTGGTTTGGGACAGGGAGAAGGATGTAGATCTAGCGTAATGAGGATCTACATTGTTGGTTTGATTCGTTGAGCAAGGTACATGACCCATGCTACCTAGCTACCCTAGTCTAGGTACCAAGTGAGGCAAGGATACTCAGATTCGTTGAGTGAGGTATAGGGCTAGTGTAATTGTGGGATGAGCAGCTGCTTCAGTCCTACATGACCAAGTTGGGGGATCTTGATATATGTAGTGGACATCCCCACCAGTGGTTAGTACATCAACTTCCTTCATTAGTTAAGTCATCAAGATATCCATTACTAATCATTAACTAATGTATACATGTAGTCAGTATATTGTTCAAGGCTGTGCACTGACTCAACCAAAATATTCAAGGATGTTTATGAATGAATATTGATTGTATTAGAACCTACCACTGTTTACACTGTGTTTTGAAGAAGTGGAGATAAAACTTTTCTGTGATACATTTTTTTGTAAATCATTTATTGACTACAATGCCTCTCTATGAAACCAATATTATGGGACTCAATTGAGGTAGTTTTCTTTTGGGAACTATTTAGTACTTCTATATCCTTGAGGTTATTCTTGTTCCTTATGAACTGAACATTATTTGAACAATTCGCACTTTACAAATTTGCAGGTTATGCATATTCTTGAGTATAGAAGTAGAAAGTTCTGTCATTTCAAGTGAAATGGGAACAAAGATTTCTATTGAAGAAAGTGCTAGAAACAACCAACTGTGCGCAAAAAACTTCTCATTTTTTATTTCTGAGAAAATGGAAGAAtttgtaaaaaataccaaaactgCAAGTGATCTCAGTGTTAGTTTTGGGTACCAGTGCAGTACCTTTCAGATTAGCTCATCTGAAGCAAGTTCTGAGATGGAATCCTCTCCTAGTTCACATATCCAAGAATCCAACATGAAGATAAGAACCAGTTCTTTCTCCTGTTTGTCTGGTGCCGCACTCAGTGCAAATGCTACCTTGGCAAACACCAACATATGCAATGGTCTCATTGGAGAAGAGATTTTACCAGAACTAGACTCACCACAGTCTTTCAAAAGGGTGTCATCTTCTGCATCTCTCTCAAGACTGGACTTGCATTCATCACCTTCACCATCTGAAAACGGTATCCTCAGTGCTCCCACAAGGGTTCAGTCCTCAAGTTTTCTAAGTGCCATGGATGTGCAAATGGCTGGTGGAGCAGCTGGTGAAGATCGTGTTCAGGCAGTGTGCTCTGAAGAGAATGGATGGCTCTTCTGTGGAGTATATGACGGGTTCAATGGGCGAGATGCGGCTGATTATTTAGCTGTAACCCTTTATGAAAACATAGGCTGCAACTTGTTCTTGTTGGAGTGCAGTATTACTCAAAAAAATGCAGTGAAAAATATTGGCAGTAAGAGTGAGCTGTCCTTTACTATTGAGAGTGGGAACAGATTGGAGTCACTGTACTCTTTGGAGGAAGAGTTCTCATCAGATTCTTTCCAGCTAGGTGTGCTGAATTGCCTTGGTAATTCCTTGCTCCAAGCCGAGAATGATTTTATGTACAGGGTAGAGCAAGAAATGGAAGATAGACCTGACTTAGTTTCAGTCGGTTCTTGTGTCTTAACAGTGCTTCTCCGTGGCATGGACTTATATGTTATGAATCTAGGGGACAGTAGAGCTGTGCTTGCTACAATTTACGCAAAGAATGAAGCACCTCAAGCTATACAGCTAACAGAGAACCACTCACTTGagaatgaggcagaatataaGAGAATTTTATCTGATCATCCTGATGATCCTTCACCAATTGTGGGTGGGAGAGTGaaaggaaaattaaaacttacACGAGCATTTGGTGTTGGTTACTTGAAGAAGGTACctgttttagatttttaattaaaagaCAAAACCTTGACCGTTTATGTATCAGTGATTTTTTTGTTAAATATACTTTGCAGAAACATTTGAATGAAGCTCTAATGGGAATTCTTCGTGTTCGTGACCTGCGTAGTCCACCATATGTTCATAATCATCCGTTCACTATGAGTCATAAAGTCTCAGAGAATGACCTGTTTGTTGTTTTGGGCAGTGATGGATTGTTCGACTTCTTCACAAATGATGAAGTTGTGCAACTAGTTCACCAGTATATGCAGGACAATCCATTCGATGACCCAGCAAAACACTTGATCGAGCAGCTTGTGCTACGAGCTGCACAAAATTCTGGTATAACAAATGTACTATAATATGGTTTATCCGCGATGCAAACATTTGATTCAAACAAAGTATTGTGCAGATATGCACCAACTTTTtcctatttaatttttttttttcgatttctAGTTCGACTTAAACTGATTGATTGTATGTCTGAACATAGTTTGAACCTAGTAGGCTTTTTAAGTATGCATAAAATCTGAGATCTCTGTCCATTCTAGGAAAGCCAAGAATTTTAATGATTCTTGTAAGGTTTTTATCTTTAGCTTCTAAAACTATTCATATGTGATTCAGGTTTTTCTGTTGAGGAACTGATGAACATTCCTGTGGGAAGGAGAAGAAAGTACCACGACGATGTGACTGTCATTGTGATCATCCTTGGGAACAAGCAGCGAACCTCAACCGCATCGACATCGTTGTAGAATAGTTGTGTTTGTTATGGTTTGAGAATAATGTTGTGGCATTTTGTATGGCAATGAAACAGTGCTATATGTCTTGGTGTAAATGCTTATGCATTGGTGTTTTGTTATGGCAAACTATCGAGAATGTTCTCTTTTGATTGGGTTCAAGGACAGTGAGTATACATTAGATTAGATCCGACCACGATTCGGAACCGATGGTTCTACGGTTAAGAACTGCTAGTTCAATTGTTCTTCTAAACTATTGGTTCAACGGGTTTTGATAAGTCAACGCTTAACCTTAATTCTCCAACATAGTTATTGTTTATGATTTGGAATTGTCAATTTACGATTTGTCATGgttcaatattattattaattttaaaaattataaatttatataaaaatataaaaaaataacttgTACTTATTTAAGTTGTATCTATTTTAAAAGAGTATTATGAACATTAGAAGTAAGGTCATTAGTATTTCCTTGTATCTCGGATGTTGAAACTTGCTTgggtttatcattaataaactgAATATTGTGATCCTTATTTGAGAATTGAAAGTGATTGAGATTTCAGAATTAAAAAATGAGGGAAGAGAATATGGTGTGGAAATGATAAAATGAATTCCTTAATTTTAGAATTTGGAGAATGACAGACACTAAATTGTaatcattaataaaaaaatatcaaataatttgaatcgtaaaaaaaaaaaatcctccccTTCTCCAACCACGGAAGTTTTCTATCGGTCATCATGGTAAATTAGGAAGCGCACACGACGACAATCCTAGAAGTCCAGTATCCTTTGATTGTGCCCcgtatttggagaaaaaatttctataaatacgaCATAGCTAAGAATCGAACCACTGGTACCTGGGTGATAACTTGAATATCCTATTCCGACATCATAACTTTGTAATAGTATAAATGAACTATTACAAAGCTGATTTCAATTATTTACTCTCATACTCTTCATTTTATCcggtaaaaagaaaattattggatagttattaaataattaattaacaatTATGAATGTCAATATGTTATAGTTTAAGTGGATTAGGAATGTCAATTCGGATGGATAGAAGGTTTGGGTTAAGTTGATgcaagaattttataaaaaatcttGATCTGAACTGGAACATAACCCGAAAACTCTAAACCCAAATCCGAATAACCCggttaaaaaagttttttttttaattatttttctctaTAATTCTTCAATTTTATCTCAATACTTTATCATTATCATACTAATCTTGATATTGATATACATAAaagtatcttaatttttaaaatttaaataactcTAAAAAAAAACTCACTAAACCTTAAATTCAGGTCAATTTGGGTCAACACAAATTCAATCCGATCCTAACATAATCCGAAAACCCTTAACTTGAACCCGACTCAAAACGCAAAAATCTCCAACTCGAACTCGATATTTTTCCAATCAACTCATgttgggttcatttttgacacctctAAGATATATAGGACATTTGGCTCTCACCCAAAGACCTAGGTTCAAGTCTTGACAATACTATTCTTTTTAACAAATTTTCATCAATAAAAAAAACATCatccatatttttaaaaaataaccttTAGTTCATCGGGTTGGTTACGATTCAGGTCCGTTAATCGGATCAACTAGTAACTGACCCGTTGACCGGGTTATGGGCTCAGGTCGGACTTGGCCCATGGGTAAGTCTAATCACATGTACTATTTTTAATGAgaacatttaaaatttaaatgatgcacagaaaataaaatattaaagtagcAAGCGTTAGAAATTCATTGTTATGGTTAAAACTTGGGCATATTAATTCTAGAGAATATTATTATTCAGTGATTTAAGTGACagatcactttttttttttttttgataatttagtATCCAGATTCGAAATTGATTAATCTTGAAGGTGGTTAGTCTAGTCCTAGAATTTTTTTCCCATTAATCACTAAGATAAATTAAAAGACATGAATGATATATTGCTCCACAGTTACCGTGCTAAGATTATCTTCCAATTGAAAGAAATTAACCTGAAAGTTTACCGTTAGATGAAATCCTATGCAAGTGGTAGTCTAAAAGGATGAATTGATAGTTCTCGTGaaacctaagccgcatgaattctaaacaaccgaaataagaattcgaataggaaaaacacgaacatatgagcatggatcttcgtttcatcgagaacataacataagaaagtaaatactgtaattacaaagaacctgaatgcagcggaattgtcattgttctttgtgTACAGCTCGTCAATCCAATAATCccgcggaagaagaagaaggagaagaaggttggccttccggaggagttagggttgacgaCACCGAATCCTCTTCGTCAACGGGGAACAAAGAGACGTCTAAAAGATTACCCTAATCCTCTGGGAACCAACCCTATATATAATGAACACCTATTATCAGCCTATCGATGATAATAGATAcgggactataggttctacaTATATGAGATTCACATCCAATTACCTGAAACCcactagacataagttagatcactttaaagagtTCGAATCATATTCACGtgtgcaacttacaaataagcccacctaatagggataattatatccaacaatcttccacttgggctatatgtgagttgtatgtgaaatacaagtaaaactttagttgatatcaaactttatttgtacAAAATACCACTGTAAATAATCTagtccattaacttcattggtataggactaaagaggtcatagctaCTATATATGATCATAACAAGCCCCAACAATAATAACAATACTAATGTCATTAATaacatagatcaagatgtggatgtgtagagtggaaattacatgaaatgtgatcaatacatgtcaatttccaattgatcctaagatgacctcaaaagatgtcagatcatatttgtaaaatactttatgctaaactgcaatagcaaatcatgatcaactttatgattccaaaaggaatctttatcatatttataaataTCAAATGCTAAACAACATTAGTAAATGATGATATTACAATCAAAGTGTCAAACAAACATGTAAATTCCcattaatattttaaactttaagtatgtataataatcaaaacaaaatatttatttttattatcaaatatagagtaataagataaatacaaactcccactagatgagttcttcttccataaggactctcatatccacaacatgcacatgaaacaccttaggcaccaagcctttggtgagtggatcgaccaacatggaatctgtgctgatgtgctctaccataatctgataactctgaactctttctttaaccgctagaaacttgatgtcgatgtgcttgGACTTCGATGTACTgcggttgttcttggcataaagttctgcggctttattatcacagtagatccttAGTGGCTTGTCAATGCCATCAATAATCtgtaatgctatgatgaagttccACAGCCAAATCCAGTGATTGGATGCTTCGTAGCATGCTACTAACTcagcctccatagtagaagtggctactagcgtCTGTTTGACGCTCTTCTAAGATATAGCCCCTCCAACAAGCATGAAGATATAGTCCGAAGTGGACctcctgctatccaagcatccagtAAAATCAGAGTccgaatatccaatcacctcaaagtgatatgatttatgatatgtgaGCATATGCCCTTTGgttctttgcaaataccgcatcactctctTTGCCGCTTTCCAGTGTGACGGTCTTGGGTTACTaacatatctgcctaacatccccactataaatgctatatctggtcgagtataaacttgtgcatacatgagacttctcACTGCTAACACATATGGGAATTgatccatctcctttatttcaagttcaagccgtggacactactgcaagctgaacttgtcacctcttgacataGGTGTGTCACTGGGTGTACAATTCTGCATACCATACCTTACAaacaccttttcaatataggcctgttgtgaaagtccaagaatgtctCTTGAACGATCATGATAGATCTa from Zingiber officinale cultivar Zhangliang chromosome 5B, Zo_v1.1, whole genome shotgun sequence encodes the following:
- the LOC121984313 gene encoding probable protein phosphatase 2C 39 isoform X2, which codes for MGTKISIEESARNNQLCAKNFSFFISEKMEEFVKNTKTASDLSVSFGYQCSTFQISSSEASSEMESSPSSHIQESNMKIRTSSFSCLSGAALSANATLANTNICNGLIGEEILPELDSPQSFKRVSSSASLSRLDLHSSPSPSENGILSAPTRVQSSSFLSAMDVQMAGGAAGEDRVQAVCSEENGWLFCGVYDGFNGRDAADYLAVTLYENIGCNLFLLECSITQKNAVKNIGSKSELSFTIESGNRLESLYSLEEEFSSDSFQLGVLNCLVLLRGMDLYVMNLGDSRAVLATIYAKNEAPQAIQLTENHSLENEAEYKRILSDHPDDPSPIVGGRVKGKLKLTRAFGVGYLKKKHLNEALMGILRVRDLRSPPYVHNHPFTMSHKVSENDLFVVLGSDGLFDFFTNDEVVQLVHQYMQDNPFDDPAKHLIEQLVLRAAQNSGFSVEELMNIPVGRRRKYHDDVTVIVIILGNKQRTSTASTSL
- the LOC121984313 gene encoding probable protein phosphatase 2C 39 isoform X1, with protein sequence MGTKISIEESARNNQLCAKNFSFFISEKMEEFVKNTKTASDLSVSFGYQCSTFQISSSEASSEMESSPSSHIQESNMKIRTSSFSCLSGAALSANATLANTNICNGLIGEEILPELDSPQSFKRVSSSASLSRLDLHSSPSPSENGILSAPTRVQSSSFLSAMDVQMAGGAAGEDRVQAVCSEENGWLFCGVYDGFNGRDAADYLAVTLYENIGCNLFLLECSITQKNAVKNIGSKSELSFTIESGNRLESLYSLEEEFSSDSFQLGVLNCLGNSLLQAENDFMYRVEQEMEDRPDLVSVGSCVLTVLLRGMDLYVMNLGDSRAVLATIYAKNEAPQAIQLTENHSLENEAEYKRILSDHPDDPSPIVGGRVKGKLKLTRAFGVGYLKKKHLNEALMGILRVRDLRSPPYVHNHPFTMSHKVSENDLFVVLGSDGLFDFFTNDEVVQLVHQYMQDNPFDDPAKHLIEQLVLRAAQNSGFSVEELMNIPVGRRRKYHDDVTVIVIILGNKQRTSTASTSL